A genomic region of Methylobacterium durans contains the following coding sequences:
- a CDS encoding phosphoserine transaminase has product MTNRPDTRPRVPYFSSGPCTKRPGWTLDALSDAALGRSHRSPLGKGKLKEAIDLTRKILRVPADYRIGIVPGSDTGAVEMAMWTMLGPKTVEVAAWEAFGAEWVTDALKELKISPVVHQTPYGVLPDLAKIDTKRNDVIFTWNGTAAGVKVPNGDWIAADREGLTICDATSAAFAQPLAWDKLDVVTFSWQKVMGGEAAHGILILSPRAVARIESHNPAWPVPKVFRLAKGGKLIEGIFKGDTINTPSMLAVEDYLDTLRWAESVGGLDALHARADANATIILDWVARTPWIANLAADPATRSNTGVCLVIADPDVLAKGDAAVASVAKDIVEILEREGVAYDIGAYRDAPAGLRIWCGATVERADLEALTPWLDWAFGEAKAKLAKAA; this is encoded by the coding sequence ATGACGAACCGCCCCGACACGCGCCCCCGCGTGCCCTATTTCTCGTCCGGCCCCTGCACCAAGCGCCCCGGCTGGACCCTCGATGCCCTCTCGGACGCGGCGCTCGGACGCTCGCACCGTTCCCCCCTCGGCAAGGGCAAGCTCAAGGAAGCCATCGACCTGACGCGCAAGATCCTGCGCGTGCCGGCCGATTACCGCATCGGCATCGTGCCGGGCTCCGACACCGGCGCCGTCGAGATGGCCATGTGGACGATGCTGGGCCCGAAGACCGTCGAGGTCGCGGCCTGGGAAGCCTTCGGGGCCGAGTGGGTCACCGACGCGCTGAAGGAGCTGAAGATCAGCCCCGTCGTGCACCAGACGCCCTACGGCGTGCTGCCGGATCTCGCGAAGATCGACACCAAGCGCAATGACGTCATCTTCACCTGGAACGGCACGGCTGCCGGCGTGAAGGTGCCGAACGGCGATTGGATCGCGGCCGATCGCGAGGGGCTGACGATCTGCGACGCCACCTCGGCCGCCTTCGCGCAGCCGCTCGCGTGGGACAAGCTCGATGTCGTCACCTTCTCGTGGCAGAAGGTGATGGGCGGCGAGGCCGCGCACGGCATCCTGATCCTGTCGCCCCGGGCGGTGGCCCGCATCGAGAGCCACAATCCCGCGTGGCCGGTGCCAAAGGTGTTCCGCCTCGCCAAGGGCGGCAAGCTGATCGAGGGCATCTTCAAGGGCGACACCATCAACACGCCCTCGATGCTCGCGGTCGAGGATTATCTCGACACCCTGCGCTGGGCGGAGAGCGTTGGCGGCCTCGACGCGCTGCACGCGCGCGCCGACGCCAACGCGACGATCATCCTCGACTGGGTGGCGCGCACCCCCTGGATCGCCAACCTCGCGGCCGATCCGGCGACCCGCTCCAACACGGGCGTCTGCCTCGTGATCGCCGATCCGGACGTGCTCGCCAAGGGTGACGCGGCGGTGGCCTCGGTCGCCAAGGACATCGTCGAGATCCTGGAGCGCGAGGGCGTCGCCTACGACATCGGCGCCTACCGGGACGCGCCCGCGGGCCTGCGCATCTGGTGCGGCGCCACCGTCGAGCGCGCCGATCTCGAGGCGCTGACGCCCTGGCTCGACTGGGCCTTCGGCGAGGCCAAGGCGAAGCTCGCCAAGGCCGCGTAG
- the serA gene encoding phosphoglycerate dehydrogenase, with translation MPAPKVLISDALSEAAIQIFRDRGIDVDFRPELGKDKDALAAIIGAYDGLAIRSATKVTPKIFDQAARLRVVGRAGIGVDNVDVPAATAKGVIVMNTPFGNSITTAEHAIAMMFALARQIPQADASTQAGRWEKNRFMGVELTAKTLGVIGCGNIGAIVADRAIGLKLKVVAYDPFLSPERAREIGVEKVELDALLARADIITLHVPMTDKTRNVLSAEALAKTKPGVRIVNCARGGLVDEAALRAALDSGHVAGAAFDVFVEEPARENPLFGHPNVICTPHLGASTNEAQENVALQVAEQMSDYLLSGAITNAINFPSISAEEAPRLRPYVSLADKLGSFLGQLTDAPIKGIRITYEGAVAEMNTRALTSAAVTGVLRPFLSDINMVSAPAIARERGIVIDEVKREGGDGDYESVVRITVEAEDMPRDAAGTVFHDGKPRVIEIRSIDIDAAFAPHMLYVRNHDKPGFIGRFGSVLGEAGVNIATFNLGRETEGGNAIAFVAVDGPVGPDVLEKIAAIPQVKRVRAVSF, from the coding sequence ATGCCCGCTCCCAAGGTGCTCATCTCCGACGCGTTGTCGGAAGCCGCGATCCAGATCTTCCGCGACCGCGGCATCGACGTCGATTTCCGTCCCGAACTCGGCAAGGACAAGGACGCGCTCGCCGCCATCATCGGCGCGTATGACGGACTCGCCATCCGGTCCGCCACCAAGGTCACGCCGAAGATCTTCGATCAGGCCGCGCGCCTGCGCGTCGTCGGCCGGGCCGGCATCGGCGTCGACAACGTCGACGTGCCCGCCGCCACCGCCAAAGGCGTGATCGTGATGAACACGCCCTTCGGCAATTCCATCACCACCGCCGAGCATGCCATCGCCATGATGTTCGCGCTCGCTCGCCAGATCCCGCAAGCCGACGCCTCGACCCAGGCGGGCCGGTGGGAGAAGAACCGCTTCATGGGCGTCGAACTCACGGCCAAGACCCTCGGCGTGATCGGCTGCGGGAATATCGGCGCGATCGTCGCCGACCGCGCCATCGGCCTGAAGCTCAAGGTCGTCGCCTACGACCCGTTCCTGTCGCCTGAGCGGGCCCGCGAGATCGGCGTGGAGAAGGTCGAGCTCGACGCGCTTCTGGCGCGGGCCGACATCATCACCCTGCACGTCCCGATGACGGACAAGACCCGCAACGTCCTTTCGGCCGAGGCGCTGGCGAAGACGAAGCCGGGCGTGCGCATCGTCAACTGCGCCCGCGGCGGACTCGTCGACGAGGCGGCGCTGCGCGCGGCGCTCGATTCGGGCCACGTGGCCGGCGCGGCCTTCGACGTGTTCGTGGAGGAGCCGGCGCGTGAGAACCCGTTGTTCGGCCACCCGAACGTGATCTGCACGCCCCATCTCGGCGCCTCGACCAACGAGGCGCAGGAGAACGTGGCGCTCCAGGTCGCCGAACAGATGTCGGATTACCTCCTCAGCGGCGCCATCACCAACGCCATCAACTTCCCGTCGATATCGGCCGAGGAGGCGCCGCGCCTGAGGCCGTACGTGTCGCTCGCCGACAAGCTCGGCTCGTTCCTCGGCCAGCTGACCGACGCGCCGATCAAGGGCATTCGCATCACCTACGAGGGCGCCGTGGCCGAGATGAACACCCGCGCGCTCACCTCCGCGGCCGTGACCGGCGTGCTGCGGCCGTTCCTCTCCGACATCAACATGGTCTCGGCGCCCGCCATCGCCCGTGAGCGCGGCATCGTCATCGACGAGGTGAAGCGCGAGGGCGGCGACGGAGATTACGAGTCGGTCGTGCGCATCACCGTCGAGGCGGAGGACATGCCGCGAGACGCCGCCGGCACCGTCTTCCACGATGGCAAGCCCCGGGTGATCGAGATCCGCAGCATCGACATCGACGCGGCCTTCGCGCCGCACATGCTCTATGTGCGCAACCACGACAAGCCGGGCTTCATCGGTCGCTTCGGCAGCGTGCTGGGCGAGGCCGGTGTCAACATCGCGACGTTCAACCTCGGCCGCGAGACCGAGGGCGGCAATGCCATCGCCTTCGTGGCGGTGGACGGCCCCGTCGGGCCGGACGTGCTGGAGAAAATCGCCGCGATCCCGCAGGTGAAGCGGGTGCGCGCCGTCAGCTTCTGA
- a CDS encoding TorF family putative porin, whose translation MFLKGAAAALAACLCFGQAEAADMAAPKMMPPEAKAPDPIIGFAFYSQIASDYNFRGVSQSDRQYSYQSFFETQFFNNLAYAGFYTWQTRLPTRPDFEFDLVAGIRPVFDKLSFDLGVIYYYYPGETPLIINGTTFTTRNTDFIEYAGKALYQATPELAIGANVFFAPNYLGQHTNGTYASGTIAYTLPATWFSFLPEAYAGGFSISGEGGHYFLGAAKTSATGFIPFDLPSYNYGNVGISWAYKNLLVDLRFHTTDLNPTQCFNLTTDPKGILRGTGRSDWCGDAVIGSIRWQASTANPGVYAEPGGFLNIFK comes from the coding sequence ATGTTCTTGAAGGGTGCCGCTGCCGCGCTGGCCGCCTGCCTCTGCTTCGGACAGGCCGAGGCCGCCGACATGGCGGCGCCGAAGATGATGCCGCCGGAGGCCAAGGCGCCCGATCCGATCATCGGCTTCGCGTTCTACTCGCAGATCGCCTCCGACTATAACTTCCGCGGCGTCTCGCAATCCGACCGCCAGTACAGCTACCAGAGCTTCTTCGAGACGCAGTTCTTCAATAACCTCGCCTACGCGGGCTTCTACACCTGGCAGACCCGCCTGCCGACCCGGCCCGACTTCGAGTTCGACCTCGTCGCCGGCATCCGGCCGGTCTTCGACAAGCTCTCGTTCGACCTCGGCGTGATCTACTACTACTACCCGGGCGAGACGCCGCTGATCATCAACGGCACGACCTTCACCACCCGGAACACCGACTTCATCGAGTACGCCGGCAAGGCGCTCTACCAGGCGACGCCCGAACTCGCGATCGGCGCCAACGTGTTCTTCGCCCCGAACTACCTCGGCCAGCACACCAACGGCACCTACGCGTCGGGCACCATCGCCTATACGCTACCTGCCACTTGGTTCTCGTTCCTGCCGGAGGCCTATGCCGGCGGCTTCTCGATCTCGGGCGAGGGCGGCCACTACTTCCTCGGCGCGGCCAAGACCTCGGCCACCGGCTTCATCCCCTTCGACCTGCCGAGCTACAATTACGGCAACGTCGGCATCTCCTGGGCCTACAAGAACCTCCTGGTCGATCTGCGCTTCCACACGACCGACCTGAACCCGACCCAGTGCTTCAACCTGACCACAGACCCGAAGGGCATCCTGCGCGGTACCGGCCGGTCCGACTGGTGCGGCGACGCGGTGATCGGCTCGATCCGCTGGCAGGCCTCGACGGCCAACCCCGGCGTCTACGCCGAGCCCGGCGGCTTCCTCAACATCTTCAAGTAA
- a CDS encoding outer membrane beta-barrel protein, with protein sequence MMLRLFLKGGTAATALLVCLGQAQAADMPAAPPPVPVVESCKAAITFPAYGGIIKQNPNPACFTTGLGDIYVGGAVTGYAYTYSSPFGAFYTPPLERDDRYGRVDFSNVQAFIQKADGPFQFYIQTGLYSIPALGFPTFSALSQTDLLFGPLPVVFGKIAINDEWSIQGGRMPTNIGSELAFTFQNLNISRGLLFNQENIVNQGVQVNYASGPWSASLAATDGFFSGEINWITGAITYKLDDANTIGINGGTHFTNFNSGLRSLRFQYATPLALQNSSIVSANYTYSAGPWIVTPYIQYTNVESNAGLGLAGAETFGGALLASYAFTDNFALAGRFEYISQSGDRFNPLGRTSVLYGAGSSAYSFTITPTFTFDRFFIRGEYSHVELVDYQRGDLFAGGVTPGLGFGRLGNRGGQDRYMIETGFTF encoded by the coding sequence ATGATGCTGAGACTGTTCCTGAAGGGCGGCACGGCCGCGACTGCGCTGCTCGTCTGCCTGGGGCAGGCTCAAGCGGCGGACATGCCGGCCGCGCCACCGCCGGTGCCGGTCGTGGAATCCTGCAAGGCGGCGATCACCTTCCCGGCCTATGGCGGGATCATCAAGCAGAACCCGAACCCGGCCTGCTTCACCACCGGCCTCGGCGACATCTACGTGGGCGGCGCGGTCACCGGCTACGCCTACACCTATTCGAGTCCGTTCGGGGCGTTCTACACGCCGCCGCTGGAGCGTGACGATCGCTACGGTCGGGTCGACTTCAGCAACGTGCAGGCCTTCATCCAGAAGGCGGACGGCCCGTTCCAGTTCTACATCCAGACCGGTCTCTACTCGATCCCGGCGCTCGGCTTCCCGACCTTCAGTGCGCTCAGCCAGACCGACCTGCTGTTCGGCCCACTGCCCGTTGTCTTCGGCAAGATCGCGATCAACGACGAATGGTCGATCCAGGGCGGCCGGATGCCGACGAATATCGGCTCGGAACTGGCCTTCACGTTCCAGAACCTCAATATCTCGCGCGGCCTGCTGTTCAACCAGGAGAACATCGTCAACCAGGGCGTGCAGGTCAATTATGCGAGCGGACCCTGGTCCGCCTCGCTCGCCGCGACGGACGGCTTCTTCTCAGGCGAGATCAACTGGATCACGGGCGCGATCACCTACAAGCTCGACGACGCCAACACGATCGGCATCAACGGCGGCACCCACTTCACGAACTTCAATTCCGGGCTGCGGAGCCTGAGGTTCCAGTACGCGACACCGCTTGCGCTGCAGAACAGCAGCATCGTCAGCGCGAACTACACCTACTCGGCGGGCCCTTGGATCGTGACGCCCTATATCCAGTACACGAACGTCGAGAGCAACGCCGGGCTCGGCCTCGCCGGCGCTGAGACCTTCGGCGGCGCGCTGCTCGCGAGCTACGCCTTCACCGACAACTTCGCGCTCGCCGGACGTTTCGAGTACATCAGCCAGAGTGGCGATCGCTTCAACCCGCTCGGCAGGACCTCGGTGCTCTACGGCGCCGGCAGCTCGGCCTATTCCTTCACGATCACGCCGACCTTCACCTTCGACCGGTTCTTCATCCGCGGCGAGTACTCGCACGTCGAACTTGTCGACTACCAGCGCGGAGACCTCTTCGCCGGGGGCGTGACGCCTGGCCTCGGCTTCGGGCGGCTCGGCAATCGCGGCGGACAGGACCGCTACATGATCGAGACCGGGTTCACCTTCTGA